From Maylandia zebra isolate NMK-2024a linkage group LG11, Mzebra_GT3a, whole genome shotgun sequence, one genomic window encodes:
- the LOC112431315 gene encoding C-C chemokine receptor type 2-like, with product MSEENTTSYYYSFYFEFPNGTDLSPTYIGDVKDFNKVFLTTLYSLVFIMGFIGNGLVVCVLVKHRNQCNLTDICLFNLALSDLLFIFMLPFYSHYVRVGQWTFGDFMCHLISGSHHIGFFSSIFFMVVMTLDRYMIIVHAHRVARYRTKRASIILTVLVWMLSLFVSLPDFIFRKAKEQESQGVQCDYPEESKVWERYDLFTTNVLGLVIPVLVMVGCYSRIIPTLMSMRTAKRHRIVKLIICIVVVFFLLWAPYNISLFLKFLLEKEIILNDKVLDENIRLSITVTEALAYTHCCLNPIIYAFVGEKFMRRALQLLKKLVPGYSRDLTDSSFRRSSVMSRGSEITSSFKL from the exons ATGTCAG aAGAAAACACCACATcctattattattcattttactTTGAGTTTCCTAACGGCACAGACCTTTCTCCTACCTACATAGGTGATGTAAAGGACTTTAACAAAGTGTTTCTCACCACTCTCTACAGTTTGGTTTTCATCATGGGATTCATAG GCAACGGACTAGTGGTGTGTGTCCTGGTGAAGCATCGCAATCAGTGCAACCTGACAGACATCTGCCTCTTCAACCTGGCTCTCTCTgacctcctcttcatcttcatGCTGCCATTCTATTCTCACTATGTCAGGGTCGGTCAGTGGACTTTTGGAGACTTCATGTGCCATTTGATCTCCGGGTCTCACCACATTGGCTTCTTCAGCAGCATCTTCTTCATGGTTGTCATGACGCTGGACCGCTACATGATCATCGTGCACGCTCACAGGGTTGCACGTTATCGCACAAAGAGGGCTTCCATCATTCTGACCGTGCTCGTTTGGATGCTGAGCttgtttgtctctctgccgGATTTTATCTTCAGAAAGGCAAAAGAACAGGAATCCCAAGGAGTGCAGTGTGACTATCCCGAGGAGAGCAAAGTCTGGGAGCGTTATGATTTGTTCACCACAAATGTGCTGGGTCTCGTAATTCCCGTGCTGGTGATGGTAGGTTGCTACTCCAGGATCATCCCCACACTGATGAGCATGAGGACAGCAAAGAGGCACCGCATCGTCAAGCTGATCATTTGTATAGTGGTTGTATTTTTCTTACTCTGGGCCCCGTATAACATTTCCCTTTTCCTGAAGTTCCtcctggaaaaagaaataatcCTCAATGATAAAGTCTTGGATGAAAATATAAGGCTGTCTATAACAGTGACCGAAGCCTTAGCTTACACTCACTGCTGTCTGAATCCCATCATTTATGCTTTTGTGGGAGAGAAGTTTATGAGACGAGCCTTGCAGCTGCTGAAAAAGTTGGTGCCTGGTTACAGCAGAGATCTGACAGACAGCTCATTCAGGAGGAGCTCAGTTATGTCCAGGGGCTCTGAAATCACCTCCTCTTTTAAACTGTAG